A genome region from Hevea brasiliensis isolate MT/VB/25A 57/8 chromosome 7, ASM3005281v1, whole genome shotgun sequence includes the following:
- the LOC110647346 gene encoding indole-3-glycerol phosphate synthase, chloroplastic: MEGLVSPKVSLRTTFYHGPNFSIRRPMNLSKLNRFSVASIRAQQPETKDGAAMVSAVREEANALQMKEWEVDMLQNEVASSQGIRIRRRPPTGPPLHYVGPFEFRIQNEGNTPRNILEKIIWHKDMEVSQLKERRPLHALKKSLENAPPSRDFTGALKEANLRTGLPGLIAEVKKASPSRGILREDFDPVEIAQSYERGGAACLSVLTDEKYFKGSFENLEAIRQAGVKCPLLCKEFVIDAWQIYYARIKGADAILLIAAVLPDLDIRYMVKICKMLGLAALVEVHDEREMDRVLGIEGIELIGINNRNLETFEVDISNTRKLLEGERGQLIRQKDIIVVGESGLFTPDDIAYVQEAGVKAVLVGESIVKQSDPGKGITGLFGKEISLS, translated from the exons ATGGAGGGTTTGGTTTCACCTAAGGTTTCCCTCAGGACTACTTTCTATCATGGGCCAAACTTCTCAATCAGACGCCCAATGAACCTTTCTAAATTGAATCGTTTCTCTGTTGCTTCCATTCGAGCTCAACAG CCGGAGACCAAGGATGGTGCGGCTATGGTGTCCGCCGTGAGGGAGGAGGCAAATGCCCTCCAAATGAAGGAGTGGGAAGTGGATATGCTCCAAAACGAGGTGGCTTCTAGTCAGGGGATTAGAATTAGGAGGCGTCCACCGACAGGGCCACCTTTGCACTACGTTGGACCCTTTGAGTTTCGCATACAGAACGAGGGAAATACCCCCAGGAATATCCTCGAGAAAATCATATGGCATAAGGACATGGAAGTCTCCCAA TTAAAAGAGAGAAGGCCTCTCCACGCGCTGAAGAAATCTCTCGAGAATGCTCCGCCTTCTAGAGATTTTACTGGAGCTCTGAAGGAGGCTAATCTTCGAACTGGCCTTCCTGGGTTGATTGCTGAAGTGAAGAAGGCTTCTCCTAGCAGAGGAATCCTAAGAGAGGACTTTGATCCG GTTGAAATTGCACAATCTTATGAGAGAGGTGGCGCTGCATGTCTCAGTGTTTTGACTGATGAAAAGTATTTTAAG GGgagctttgaaaatctggaggcaaTAAGGCAGGCAGGAGTAAAG TGCCCACTACTGTGCAAAGAATTTGTTATAGATGCGTGGCAGATCTACTATGCCCGAATTAAAGGTGCAGATGCGATTCTTTTAATTGCTGCTGTATTGCCTGATCTTGACATCAGATACATGGTCAAAATCTGCAAAATGCTTGGTTTGGCAGCACTTGTTGAG GTGCACGATGAGAGGGAAATGGATCGTGTGCTTGGAATAGAGGGGATTGAGCTAATTGGTATCAACAATCGAAATCTTG AAACATTTGAGGTTGATATCAGTAACACAAGGAAGCTTCTTGAAGGAGAGCGAGGTCAACTTATCCGACAAAAAGACATAATT GTAGTTGGGGAATCTGGGCTGTTTACTCCTGATGACATTGCTTATGTACAAGAAGCTGGTGTGAAAGCA GTTTTGGTTGGGGAGTCAATTGTGAAACAAAGTGACCCTGGCAAGGGAATAACTGGACTTTTTGGTAAAGAAATTTCATTGAGTTGA
- the LOC110647347 gene encoding uncharacterized protein LOC110647347, with amino-acid sequence MDIPSQAVKEREANRCESHGWSWKYMEQIFQDHMEKGKFESAMKVLALGIYGLILLSGPRDRFSHTVLKLFHSMEVHKINPIPAILGKTLLTLSYCRTKGNGSLNGCCQLLYLWLLSHILPQETRTLTWFSDQSIIDNMVQLSLKQEDQDENKWIERILSFNSTIYCRKKLWRSNEPCMFKTNNFQFMPLMGVTGCSGYSTALVMRQFVSTQFIPQTKGFSEMHFYYKEEGKKDELKKIHQSWEKVILNGETRGPSITEGYPMQRKKRDIGYDVPSLMGPENKTPRENIVEDYFEEVKARQDVYFQKLDHENQ; translated from the coding sequence atggatATTCCATCCCAAGCAGTGAAAGAAAGGGAAGCTAATAGGTGTGAATCCCATGGATGGTCTTGGAAATATATGGAGCAAATCTTTCAGGATCACATGGAGAAAGGAAAGTTCGAATCAGCAATGAAGGTCTTAGCTTTGGGTATTTATGGATTAATTCTGCTTTCAGGACCGCGCGATAGGTTCAGCCATACTGTATTAAAATTATTTCACAGCATGGAAGTTCATAAAATAAACCCCATTCCAGCCATCCTTGGAAAGACCTTGTTAACGTTATCTTACTGCCGAACAAAAGGAAATGGTAGTTTGAATGGATGTTGTCAGTTGTTGTATCTATGGTTGCTGAGTCACATTTTGCCGCAAGAGACAAGGACATTAACTTGGTTTTCTGACCAATCAATTATTGATAATATGGTACAACTAAGCCTGAAGCAAGAAGACCAGGATGAAAACAAGTGGATAGAAAGGATTTTGAGTTTTAACAGCACAATTTATTGTCGGAAGAAGTTGTGGCGCTCAAATGAACCATGTATGTTCAAAACTAACAATTTTCAATTTATGCCCTTGATGGGAGTTACCGGATGTAGTGGCTACTCAACTGCGTTGGTTATGCGTCAATTTGTTTCAACTCAGTTCATTCCTCAAACGAAAGGGTTTTCTGAAATGCATTTTTATTATAAGGAAGAGGGAAAGAAAGATGAGCTAAAAAAGATACATCAATCATGGGAAAAAGTCATCCTAAACGGCGAAACTAGAGGGCCCAGCATAACAGAAGGTTATCCCATGCAGAGGAAAAAGAGAGATATAGGATATGATGTTCCTAGTTTGATGGGTCCTGAGAATAAAACTCCCCGTGAAAACATTGTTGAAGATTATTTTGAGGAAGTCAAAGCCAGACAAGAtgtttattttcaaaaattagaTCATGAAAACCAATAG